A window from Exiguobacterium marinum DSM 16307 encodes these proteins:
- the ileS gene encoding isoleucine--tRNA ligase has product MNYKDTLLMPNTEFAMRGNLPKREPAMQTEWEDMDLYNKVQEKNAGKPQYILHDGPPYANGDIHMGHAMNKVLKDIIVRFKGMNGYQSPMIPGWDTHGLPIENALQKAGVNRKEMTVAEFREKCAEYAMEQVNSQREQFKRLGLLADFENPYITLLPEYEAAQIRLFGTMAEKGYIYKGKKPVYWSPSSESALAEAEIEYYDKKSPAIYVAFRVVDGKDTLTSNDHFVIWTTTPWTIPANLGIAVSDELTYTRIEHEGKGYIVAETLVEEVTTALGWSDYTVSGSWNGRDFEYMTAQHPLYERTSLVVLGDHVTADATGLVHTAPGHGEDDYRVGQAYGLDVLCPVDDRGYMTDEAPGYEGLFYEDANKQIGMKLEENGYLLNLKFIKHSYPHDWRTKKPVIFRATPQWFASIKDFREDMLREVEKVNWVPEWGMTRLYNMVRDRGDWVISRQRAWGVPIPIFYAEDGTEIITNETIDHIANLFREHGSNVWYEREAKDLLPEGFTHPNSPNGEFRKELDIMDVWFDSGSSHAGVLEERENLRRPADLYLEGSDQYRGWFNSSLSTAVATTGKAPYRNVLSHGFVLDGDGRKMSKSLGNTIAPNDLVKQYGAEIVRLWVASVDYQSDVRASHDNFKQVSEVYRKMRNTIRFLLGNLNGFEPSMRVAFEDMPEADRFMATKLKQLQAKVVKAYDEFDFMAVYHLVHNFCVNELSSFYLDFTKDILYIEREDDLRRRAVQTVMYDAVVLLTKLLAPILPHTADEAWKEVPGKSEASIFLTDLEEVDALTTDEKTLLEKWSKFLVFRDDVLKAIEIARGEKLIGKPLEAKLILAPKAETAGLLNTIDNVSQLLQVSQVEWAETADVDYATTKITVMKADGAACARCWTYSTEVGQNEEYPELCPRCASVIG; this is encoded by the coding sequence ATGAACTACAAAGATACGCTATTAATGCCAAACACTGAATTCGCGATGCGCGGGAATTTACCAAAACGCGAACCAGCGATGCAAACGGAATGGGAAGACATGGACCTTTATAACAAGGTGCAAGAAAAAAATGCTGGGAAACCACAATACATCTTGCATGATGGACCTCCATACGCGAATGGCGACATCCACATGGGACACGCGATGAATAAAGTATTAAAAGATATCATCGTTCGTTTCAAAGGGATGAACGGATATCAGTCTCCAATGATTCCAGGTTGGGATACACACGGACTTCCAATCGAGAATGCCCTTCAAAAAGCAGGCGTCAACCGTAAAGAGATGACGGTCGCTGAATTCCGAGAGAAGTGTGCGGAGTATGCAATGGAGCAAGTGAATTCGCAACGTGAACAATTCAAACGTCTCGGTCTTCTCGCAGACTTTGAAAATCCATACATCACCCTCCTTCCTGAGTATGAGGCTGCACAGATTCGCTTGTTCGGAACGATGGCTGAAAAAGGTTATATCTATAAAGGGAAAAAACCTGTCTATTGGTCACCATCTTCTGAATCGGCACTCGCTGAGGCAGAAATTGAATACTATGATAAAAAGTCACCAGCAATCTACGTGGCATTCCGTGTCGTAGATGGGAAAGATACGTTGACGTCAAACGATCACTTTGTCATCTGGACGACGACACCTTGGACAATCCCGGCGAACCTTGGTATCGCGGTGAGTGATGAGTTGACGTATACGCGCATCGAACATGAAGGAAAAGGTTATATTGTCGCTGAGACGCTTGTCGAAGAAGTGACGACAGCGCTCGGATGGTCAGATTACACAGTGAGCGGTTCTTGGAATGGACGTGACTTCGAGTACATGACGGCACAACACCCGTTGTATGAACGCACGTCACTCGTCGTCCTTGGCGATCACGTCACAGCGGATGCGACAGGACTCGTCCACACAGCTCCTGGGCACGGGGAAGACGACTATCGCGTCGGACAAGCATATGGCTTAGATGTCCTTTGTCCGGTAGATGACCGTGGATATATGACGGATGAAGCACCTGGATACGAAGGGCTATTCTACGAGGATGCAAATAAGCAAATCGGGATGAAACTTGAGGAGAATGGATATTTGCTCAACTTAAAGTTCATCAAACACTCGTATCCACATGACTGGCGTACAAAGAAACCGGTCATCTTCCGTGCGACACCGCAATGGTTCGCTTCAATTAAAGATTTCCGAGAGGATATGCTCCGTGAAGTCGAAAAAGTGAACTGGGTCCCGGAATGGGGAATGACTCGTCTTTACAACATGGTTCGTGACCGTGGAGACTGGGTCATCAGCCGTCAGCGTGCGTGGGGTGTTCCGATCCCGATTTTCTATGCGGAAGATGGAACGGAAATCATCACGAACGAGACGATCGATCACATCGCAAACTTGTTCCGTGAACACGGTTCAAACGTTTGGTATGAGCGAGAAGCAAAAGATCTTCTTCCGGAAGGATTCACACATCCGAACAGCCCGAACGGAGAATTCCGTAAAGAACTCGACATTATGGACGTCTGGTTTGATTCAGGGTCATCCCATGCCGGTGTGTTAGAAGAACGTGAAAATCTTCGTCGTCCGGCAGATCTTTACCTTGAAGGATCTGACCAATACCGCGGATGGTTCAACTCATCACTCTCAACGGCTGTTGCGACGACAGGCAAAGCACCGTACCGTAACGTCTTGAGCCATGGTTTCGTTCTTGATGGGGACGGACGCAAAATGTCGAAATCTCTTGGTAACACCATTGCACCGAACGATCTCGTGAAGCAGTACGGTGCTGAAATCGTACGTCTTTGGGTCGCATCTGTCGACTATCAGTCTGATGTACGTGCGTCACATGACAACTTTAAACAAGTATCAGAAGTTTACCGGAAGATGCGTAACACAATCCGTTTCCTTCTTGGAAACTTGAACGGCTTTGAACCATCGATGCGTGTCGCGTTTGAAGATATGCCGGAAGCGGACCGTTTCATGGCAACGAAGCTCAAGCAATTGCAGGCGAAAGTTGTTAAAGCCTACGATGAATTTGACTTCATGGCCGTGTACCATCTCGTTCATAACTTCTGCGTCAACGAGTTGTCATCGTTCTACCTTGACTTCACAAAAGATATTTTGTATATCGAGCGTGAAGACGATCTCCGTCGTCGTGCCGTTCAGACGGTCATGTACGATGCGGTCGTCCTCTTGACAAAACTGTTGGCGCCAATCCTTCCACACACTGCCGACGAGGCGTGGAAAGAGGTTCCTGGGAAGTCAGAAGCAAGCATCTTCTTGACTGATCTTGAAGAAGTCGATGCGTTGACTACTGACGAGAAAACGTTGTTAGAGAAATGGTCGAAATTCCTCGTCTTCCGTGACGATGTCCTCAAAGCGATCGAAATCGCACGTGGCGAGAAGCTGATCGGGAAACCGCTTGAGGCGAAGTTGATTCTTGCACCGAAAGCCGAGACTGCCGGCTTGTTGAATACAATCGACAACGTAAGCCAACTGCTTCAAGTATCACAAGTGGAGTGGGCTGAGACGGCAGACGTTGATTATGCGACGACAAAAATCACAGTCATGAAAGCAGATGGTGCCGCTTGTGCACGTTGTTGGACGTACTCGACAGAGGTTGGACAAAACGAAGAGTATCCTGAGCTTTGCCCACGCTGTGCATCAGTAATCGGTTAA
- the pyrR gene encoding bifunctional pyr operon transcriptional regulator/uracil phosphoribosyltransferase PyrR, which translates to MKQSVILDESAIRRALTRIAHEIIERNKGIDDIVLVGIKTRGETLADRLARRIEEIEGKPVALGNLDITLYRDDLSKKSLDPEVKATELPHDINGKTVVLVDDVLYTGRTVRAAMDALVDHGRPDYIQLAVLIDRGHRELPIRPDFIGKNVPTSKSEQVVVRLSEVDTADEVTINQQ; encoded by the coding sequence GTGAAACAATCAGTTATTTTAGATGAGTCAGCCATCCGTCGCGCCTTGACGCGAATCGCCCATGAAATCATCGAGCGTAACAAAGGAATCGATGATATCGTTCTCGTTGGGATTAAGACGAGAGGGGAGACACTCGCCGATCGGCTTGCCCGTCGCATCGAGGAGATTGAAGGTAAACCGGTCGCACTAGGGAATCTCGACATCACTCTTTATCGCGATGACTTATCGAAAAAGTCGTTAGATCCGGAAGTGAAAGCAACAGAACTGCCACATGACATCAATGGAAAGACTGTCGTCCTCGTCGACGATGTGCTTTATACCGGTCGTACGGTTCGTGCCGCAATGGACGCGCTCGTCGACCACGGTCGCCCGGATTATATCCAGCTCGCAGTTTTGATTGACCGGGGACATCGGGAACTTCCGATTCGACCTGATTTTATTGGGAAGAACGTTCCTACATCCAAATCCGAGCAAGTCGTCGTCCGGCTCAGTGAAGTCGACACGGCAGATGAAGTCACAATCAACCAGCAATAA
- a CDS encoding carbamoyl phosphate synthase small subunit, with protein MKRTLWLEDGMAFVGKGFGAPADTMGEVVFQTGMTGYQEILSDPSYCDQMIVLTNPLIGNYGVNREDFETTVPMAKALIVKEACDTPSNFRSTATLDATLTRFGIPGLSDIDTRMLTRHLRAKGVMRGVLIDGELTWDEVRARFDEVSPTDQVARVSTKRTYVSTGTGPRIALIDFGAKLGIMRELMKRECEVIVFPHDVTAEDVLRYEPDGIMLSNGPGDPKDVPTALPLIEQLMPTTPMFGICLGHQLIALANGADTFKLPFGHRGANHPVLELETGAVTITSQNHGYAVEETSLLDTPLIVTHRAVNDGTIEGVRHLHHPTFSVQYHPEAAPGPYDANDLFDRFMQLVQENKQKVGI; from the coding sequence ATGAAACGAACATTATGGCTTGAGGATGGCATGGCATTTGTCGGTAAAGGATTCGGGGCACCGGCGGATACGATGGGGGAAGTCGTCTTCCAGACAGGGATGACAGGTTACCAAGAAATCTTATCGGACCCATCGTACTGCGACCAAATGATTGTTCTTACGAACCCACTGATCGGGAACTATGGCGTCAATCGTGAGGATTTTGAAACGACGGTACCGATGGCAAAAGCACTAATCGTGAAAGAGGCGTGCGATACGCCATCGAACTTTCGTTCAACGGCGACACTCGACGCGACACTTACCCGCTTCGGCATTCCAGGACTATCGGATATCGATACACGGATGTTGACACGTCATTTACGTGCAAAAGGGGTCATGCGCGGCGTCCTCATCGATGGAGAGTTGACTTGGGACGAGGTACGGGCTCGATTTGATGAAGTTTCTCCAACAGATCAGGTGGCACGCGTATCGACGAAACGGACGTATGTGAGTACGGGAACTGGTCCTCGCATCGCCTTGATCGACTTCGGGGCGAAACTCGGTATCATGCGTGAACTGATGAAGCGAGAGTGTGAGGTCATCGTCTTCCCGCACGACGTGACGGCAGAAGACGTATTGCGGTATGAGCCGGACGGTATCATGTTGTCGAACGGACCTGGAGATCCAAAAGATGTTCCGACGGCACTACCACTCATCGAACAACTCATGCCGACGACTCCGATGTTCGGGATTTGTCTCGGTCACCAGCTGATCGCTCTCGCAAACGGGGCGGACACGTTCAAGCTTCCGTTCGGACACCGTGGCGCGAACCATCCGGTACTTGAGCTCGAGACAGGTGCCGTGACCATCACGTCACAAAATCATGGATATGCGGTAGAGGAAACGTCACTACTCGATACACCGCTCATCGTGACACATCGTGCGGTCAACGATGGAACGATTGAAGGGGTGAGACACCTCCACCATCCGACGTTCTCGGTACAGTACCATCCCGAGGCAGCACCGGGACCGTACGACGCCAACGACTTGTTTGACCGTTTCATGCAACTCGTACAAGAAAACAAACAGAAAGTGGGAATTTGA
- a CDS encoding YlmH family RNA-binding protein, which yields MSVYEHYRPSERAFVEQVLDWVQQVESSYVLKLTDFLDPREQQIVKQIVGNQLVMHSDGGFEGAERCRLILAPDYYELNPHDFEIEIRRIEYPTKFVDLTHRQVTGTLLNAGLKRQKFGDVVLQDEIVQFATTRESVGFIEMNLDRVGKAKVRISSVEQDEILVVPTIEWIEGFGIVSSLRFDTVVSEVLNMSRQKAQALVKHGDCKVNHKVIEDASFILEPDDLLSVRGHGRIKLMEILGSTKREKIKIQYGTIR from the coding sequence ATGAGCGTCTATGAACACTACAGACCAAGTGAACGGGCGTTCGTCGAACAAGTGCTCGACTGGGTGCAACAAGTCGAGAGTAGTTATGTGTTGAAATTGACGGACTTTTTGGACCCGCGTGAACAACAAATCGTCAAACAGATTGTCGGTAATCAACTTGTTATGCATAGTGATGGCGGATTCGAAGGCGCAGAAAGGTGTCGACTTATTTTGGCTCCGGATTACTATGAACTGAATCCTCATGATTTTGAAATTGAAATCCGACGTATCGAATACCCAACAAAGTTTGTGGATTTGACGCATCGACAAGTGACGGGAACCTTACTCAATGCAGGGCTGAAACGTCAAAAGTTTGGAGATGTCGTCCTTCAAGATGAGATTGTACAATTTGCGACGACGCGTGAATCAGTCGGATTCATCGAAATGAATTTGGATCGTGTCGGAAAAGCGAAAGTTCGCATTTCCTCCGTTGAGCAAGACGAGATTCTTGTCGTTCCGACAATTGAATGGATCGAAGGATTTGGTATCGTTTCTTCTTTACGATTTGATACGGTTGTGAGCGAGGTTTTAAACATGTCCCGTCAAAAAGCACAAGCACTCGTCAAACATGGCGACTGCAAAGTAAATCATAAAGTCATTGAAGATGCGAGCTTCATTCTCGAACCAGACGACCTTCTATCCGTTCGTGGACACGGTCGCATCAAATTGATGGAAATTCTAGGTTCGACCAAACGTGAAAAAATTAAAATACAGTATGGCACCATACGTTGA
- a CDS encoding uracil-xanthine permease family protein, which yields MKQPVLHIHERPAHFPQWLLFSLQHVFAMFGATILVPILTGLNTSVALVASGVATLSFLAITRFKVPTYLGSSFAYIAPIIAVSQQWGVEAALFGGIVAGSVYGVVSLIIYKTGVNWLLRLLPPVVVGPVIMVIGLSLAPVAIDMSMNQDGAYNGTFMMIALLTLGITMLAMTKLKGVWGAVPILFGIVGGYAIAAAFGIIDYSPIQQASLFQLPDFTMVFVDYMPMWQVGALLAIVPVALVTMTEHIGDQMVTSKIIGRETMKDPGLHRTLLGDGVGKAVASALGGPPCTTYGENNGVMAITRVYSVYVIAGAALMAISFGFLGHVEAFISTIPNPVKGGISILLFGVIASNGLRTMVESKVDLAEKRNLIISSVILVIGLGGAMVQLGSFPVQGMALATVVGILLNVILPKEEDDSIDEVNTTEETKQASNF from the coding sequence ATGAAACAACCCGTTCTACACATCCACGAGCGTCCCGCTCACTTTCCACAATGGCTACTTTTCAGCCTTCAGCACGTCTTCGCCATGTTCGGAGCGACGATTTTAGTCCCGATTTTGACAGGATTAAATACATCGGTCGCCCTCGTCGCTTCCGGAGTGGCCACGCTCTCATTCCTAGCGATCACTCGCTTCAAAGTCCCAACATACTTAGGTTCAAGTTTTGCCTACATCGCGCCAATCATTGCGGTCAGCCAGCAATGGGGTGTCGAAGCCGCACTGTTCGGCGGCATCGTTGCCGGTTCCGTATACGGTGTTGTTTCGTTGATCATCTATAAAACAGGTGTCAATTGGTTGCTTCGATTGCTTCCACCAGTTGTTGTCGGACCGGTCATCATGGTCATCGGGCTCTCGCTCGCACCAGTCGCCATCGACATGTCGATGAATCAAGATGGTGCATACAATGGCACATTCATGATGATTGCACTACTTACACTTGGGATCACGATGCTCGCCATGACGAAATTGAAAGGTGTTTGGGGAGCGGTTCCGATTCTATTCGGAATCGTTGGAGGGTATGCCATCGCCGCTGCGTTCGGAATCATCGACTACTCACCAATCCAACAAGCTAGCTTGTTCCAACTTCCTGACTTCACAATGGTGTTCGTCGACTATATGCCGATGTGGCAAGTCGGTGCGCTCCTCGCCATCGTACCCGTCGCACTCGTCACGATGACGGAGCATATCGGAGATCAAATGGTCACCTCAAAAATCATTGGACGGGAGACGATGAAAGATCCGGGTCTCCACCGGACACTACTAGGTGATGGGGTAGGGAAGGCAGTCGCTTCTGCGCTCGGTGGTCCACCGTGTACGACGTATGGGGAAAACAACGGTGTCATGGCGATCACACGGGTGTACAGTGTGTATGTCATCGCAGGAGCGGCGCTCATGGCCATCAGCTTCGGATTCCTCGGTCACGTTGAAGCGTTCATCTCGACCATCCCGAATCCGGTAAAAGGGGGCATCTCGATCCTCTTGTTCGGGGTTATCGCCTCAAACGGGCTGCGCACGATGGTGGAAAGTAAAGTCGACTTGGCGGAGAAACGCAACTTGATTATCTCATCGGTCATCCTCGTCATCGGTCTAGGCGGGGCAATGGTACAACTTGGCAGCTTCCCTGTACAAGGAATGGCGCTCGCGACAGTCGTCGGGATTCTCTTAAACGTCATTTTACCGAAAGAAGAAGACGATTCGATTGACGAAGTCAACACAACTGAAGAAACGAAACAAGCAAGTAACTTTTAA
- a CDS encoding RluA family pseudouridine synthase, translating into MESYTFVADEKARIDKWVSDRGEWSRSQVQEWIKTGVLLVNGTAVKPNYKLQLGDEIEVNIPEAVELEVLPEQISLDIVYEDEDVIVVNKPRGMVVHPAAGHTSGTLVNALLGHCDDLSGINGVKRPGIVHRIDKDTTGLLMVAKNDLAHESLASQLKDKTIKREYIALVHGELVHELGTIEAPIGRDTNDRQRMTVTDRNAKEAVTHFRLLERYKDFTLVECKLETGRTHQIRVHMRYIGHSLAGDPKYGPRRTIDLGGQALHAATLGFYHPRTKLWMEFEAPLPEDFKAELAKLDKIEKTR; encoded by the coding sequence ATGGAATCCTATACTTTTGTCGCCGATGAAAAGGCAAGGATTGATAAGTGGGTAAGTGACCGTGGAGAATGGTCACGCTCGCAAGTACAAGAATGGATAAAGACAGGGGTATTACTCGTTAATGGTACTGCCGTCAAACCGAACTATAAGCTCCAATTGGGCGATGAGATTGAAGTGAACATACCGGAAGCGGTAGAACTAGAAGTGTTGCCTGAACAAATTTCACTCGATATCGTATATGAAGATGAAGACGTCATCGTCGTCAATAAGCCACGAGGGATGGTCGTTCACCCTGCAGCCGGTCACACGTCCGGAACGCTCGTCAACGCCCTGCTCGGACATTGTGATGACCTATCAGGTATCAATGGTGTGAAGCGTCCGGGAATCGTACACCGAATTGATAAGGATACGACAGGACTCCTCATGGTCGCCAAAAATGACTTGGCTCACGAGTCACTTGCGAGTCAATTGAAAGACAAGACGATCAAACGTGAATATATCGCGCTCGTCCATGGTGAACTTGTCCATGAACTTGGGACAATTGAAGCGCCGATTGGACGCGATACGAATGATCGTCAGCGTATGACGGTGACGGACCGGAACGCAAAAGAAGCCGTTACACATTTCCGTTTGCTCGAACGCTATAAAGACTTTACCCTCGTCGAATGTAAGCTTGAGACAGGTCGTACGCACCAAATTCGTGTGCATATGCGCTATATCGGTCATTCGCTCGCGGGAGACCCGAAGTATGGACCGCGTCGTACAATCGATTTAGGGGGTCAAGCATTGCATGCGGCGACACTCGGTTTTTACCATCCTCGAACAAAACTATGGATGGAATTTGAGGCGCCACTCCCTGAAGACTTTAAAGCGGAACTCGCAAAGTTAGATAAAATCGAGAAAACTCGTTGA
- a CDS encoding DivIVA domain-containing protein, with amino-acid sequence MALTPIDIHNKEFSSRFRGYDIDEVNEFLDQIIKEFELLIRENRRYEELVNDMQARIDYFSSMEDTLNKSIIVAQEAAEEVKNNAQKEASLILKQAEREAYAREEEAARKEKLAEREVVQMLKKVELYRTRFRVLVDAQMELLNSTEWETIVGEPPVQTVLDDRTELAYNDDEVTQNEEQHG; translated from the coding sequence ATGGCGTTGACACCGATTGATATTCATAATAAAGAATTCTCTTCCCGTTTTCGTGGGTACGACATCGATGAGGTCAATGAATTTTTAGATCAAATCATTAAAGAGTTTGAACTATTGATACGTGAGAATCGACGGTATGAAGAACTTGTCAACGATATGCAAGCTCGCATTGACTACTTTTCCTCGATGGAAGATACGTTGAACAAGTCGATTATCGTTGCACAGGAAGCTGCGGAAGAAGTGAAGAACAACGCTCAAAAAGAAGCGAGCCTCATTTTGAAACAAGCAGAGCGTGAGGCGTACGCCCGTGAAGAAGAAGCAGCCCGAAAAGAGAAGCTTGCTGAACGAGAAGTCGTTCAAATGCTCAAAAAGGTTGAGTTATACCGTACACGTTTCCGTGTCCTCGTAGATGCCCAAATGGAGCTCCTCAATAGTACGGAGTGGGAAACGATTGTCGGCGAGCCGCCTGTACAGACGGTTCTTGACGATAGAACTGAACTTGCGTATAATGACGACGAAGTCACACAGAATGAAGAACAACATGGATAA
- a CDS encoding aspartate carbamoyltransferase catalytic subunit yields MNTMQTNVKPVKHFVSLDTLSLDEIMGMIEESLRYKQGDLPPLFDGKTVANLFFENSTRTKNSFQMAERHLNMQEIPFDVTTSSVTKGETLYDTCKTLEAIGVDALVIRHPEAGYYHELVEKLNIPVLNGGDGSGEHPSQSLLDLVTIFEEFRTFQGLNVAICGDLVHSRVARSNASVLNRLGANVVGCSPASWWDDSMGLERKELDDVLGESDVIMLLRVQHERHIMGDIFSKEEYHTRYGLTVERIERMKEGAIIMHPAPVNRDVEIAGCLIEHERSRIFPQMKNGVYARMSILNRALGGQQ; encoded by the coding sequence ATGAATACGATGCAAACCAATGTCAAACCAGTCAAACACTTCGTTAGCTTAGACACACTTTCTCTCGATGAAATCATGGGCATGATTGAAGAGTCGTTGCGCTACAAGCAAGGTGATCTTCCGCCACTATTTGACGGAAAGACGGTCGCAAACTTGTTCTTTGAAAACTCGACCCGGACGAAAAACTCGTTTCAAATGGCCGAGCGACATTTGAACATGCAAGAGATTCCGTTCGATGTGACGACATCATCTGTCACAAAAGGTGAAACATTGTATGACACATGCAAGACGCTTGAAGCAATCGGAGTAGACGCGCTCGTCATCAGACACCCGGAAGCGGGGTACTATCATGAACTCGTTGAGAAATTGAACATCCCGGTACTGAATGGGGGTGATGGCAGTGGCGAACACCCATCCCAATCGTTACTCGATCTCGTCACCATCTTTGAAGAGTTCAGAACGTTTCAAGGATTGAACGTCGCCATCTGTGGAGACCTCGTTCACAGTCGTGTCGCTCGCTCGAATGCAAGTGTTCTGAATCGCCTCGGGGCAAATGTGGTCGGATGTAGTCCGGCTTCTTGGTGGGACGATTCGATGGGGTTGGAGCGAAAAGAGCTTGATGATGTCTTAGGTGAAAGTGATGTCATCATGCTGCTCCGTGTCCAGCACGAGCGCCACATTATGGGTGACATCTTTTCAAAAGAAGAGTACCACACGCGTTACGGCTTGACGGTCGAACGAATCGAACGAATGAAAGAAGGTGCCATCATCATGCACCCGGCTCCGGTCAATCGGGATGTCGAGATTGCCGGATGTTTGATTGAGCATGAACGGTCACGAATCTTCCCGCAAATGAAGAATGGGGTATACGCCCGTATGAGCATCTTAAATCGAGCATTAGGAGGTCAACAATGA
- a CDS encoding dihydroorotase has translation MILQHATWYDKGTKRTTAIQVKDGKIESLDYKGETTGQEIVDASGYLLAPGLVDVHVHLREPGGEAKETIKTGTLAAAAGGFTTICSMPNTRPVPDNRETMDVLLQKIEQDAVVRVLPYAAITKRQLGEEQVDMESLADAFAFTDDGVGVQSAAMMREAMREAKRLNKAIVAHCEDNTLKAGAVHEGKFSEVHGIQGIPSLAESIHIARDVLIAEETGCHYHVCHVSSRQSVRVIRDAKRAGIKVTAEVTPHHLVLSEEDIPGLDANFKMNPPLRSEDDRQALIEGLFDGTIDMIATDHAPHTAEEKTQGMERAPFGITGFETALPLLYTTFVKTGVMEERQLLDWMTKRPSDVFGLSRGELQVGADADMVLIDTETTRVVDPTTFYSKGKNTPFAGRELVGWPVMTMVGGEIVYKGRFDETNIMA, from the coding sequence ATGATACTTCAACACGCGACATGGTATGACAAGGGAACGAAGCGTACGACAGCCATTCAAGTGAAAGACGGAAAGATTGAATCACTTGACTATAAAGGGGAGACGACGGGACAAGAAATCGTCGATGCATCGGGCTATTTGCTCGCTCCAGGACTTGTCGATGTGCATGTTCATTTAAGAGAACCAGGAGGCGAAGCGAAAGAGACGATCAAGACAGGGACGCTGGCTGCTGCGGCAGGTGGTTTCACGACCATCTGCTCTATGCCGAATACGCGACCGGTTCCAGACAATCGCGAGACGATGGATGTTCTCCTTCAAAAGATTGAACAGGATGCGGTCGTCCGTGTCCTTCCATACGCCGCCATCACGAAACGACAGCTCGGTGAAGAACAAGTCGACATGGAATCGCTCGCAGATGCGTTTGCTTTCACCGATGACGGGGTCGGCGTCCAATCAGCAGCGATGATGCGTGAAGCGATGCGTGAAGCGAAACGATTGAACAAAGCAATTGTCGCTCACTGTGAGGACAATACGCTTAAAGCGGGCGCGGTCCACGAAGGGAAATTCAGTGAGGTGCATGGAATTCAAGGGATTCCGAGCCTCGCCGAAAGCATTCATATCGCTCGCGACGTTTTGATTGCTGAAGAGACAGGGTGTCACTATCACGTCTGTCACGTCTCATCGCGGCAATCGGTTCGTGTCATCCGGGATGCGAAACGGGCAGGCATCAAAGTGACCGCAGAAGTGACGCCCCATCATCTCGTCTTGAGCGAAGAGGACATCCCGGGTCTCGATGCAAACTTCAAGATGAATCCACCGCTCCGAAGCGAGGATGATCGACAAGCCCTCATCGAAGGATTATTCGACGGGACGATTGACATGATCGCAACGGACCATGCTCCCCATACAGCTGAAGAAAAAACACAAGGGATGGAGCGGGCTCCGTTTGGCATTACCGGTTTCGAAACAGCACTTCCACTTCTTTACACGACGTTTGTAAAAACCGGGGTCATGGAAGAGCGTCAGTTGCTCGACTGGATGACGAAACGTCCGAGTGACGTATTCGGCTTATCGAGAGGGGAACTTCAGGTGGGGGCGGACGCGGACATGGTTCTCATCGACACGGAAACGACGCGTGTGGTCGATCCCACTACTTTTTATTCAAAAGGAAAGAATACACCGTTCGCGGGGAGAGAGCTTGTCGGGTGGCCAGTCATGACGATGGTCGGCGGCGAAATTGTATATAAGGGGCGATTTGATGAAACGAACATTATGGCTTGA
- the lspA gene encoding signal peptidase II gives MKRYYGLAFILILLDQLTKWVVVQTMTIGQSIEVIPNLLYWTSYRNKGAAWGMLEGQMVFFFIITILVVAGLVYFLHKEVNGYQLLGYSVGLLLAGAIGNFIDRLFRGEVVDFVDTYPFGYNFPIFNVADMALTFGVILMVIGILFEEKLHKERGQS, from the coding sequence ATGAAACGATATTATGGATTGGCCTTCATCTTGATTTTGCTCGACCAACTAACGAAATGGGTCGTTGTACAGACGATGACGATTGGTCAATCAATTGAGGTCATCCCGAATTTGTTGTATTGGACTTCTTATCGCAATAAGGGAGCGGCTTGGGGGATGTTAGAAGGACAGATGGTGTTTTTCTTCATCATCACGATTCTCGTCGTCGCCGGTTTGGTATACTTCTTACACAAAGAGGTGAACGGGTATCAACTTCTTGGATATAGCGTCGGATTATTGTTGGCCGGTGCCATCGGTAACTTTATCGATCGCTTGTTTCGTGGCGAAGTCGTCGATTTTGTCGACACGTATCCGTTTGGCTACAACTTCCCGATTTTTAACGTGGCTGATATGGCGCTCACGTTCGGTGTCATTTTGATGGTTATTGGTATTTTATTTGAAGAAAAATTACACAAAGAAAGGGGACAATCGTAA